The following proteins come from a genomic window of bacterium HR17:
- the cspC gene encoding Cold shock protein CspC: protein MPVGRVKWFNDAKGYGFIEQEGGEDVFVHFSAIQGRGYRTLKEGQIVQFDVEQTPKGLRAANVRVVDEGQSSRKLTF from the coding sequence GTGCCGGTCGGTCGCGTTAAGTGGTTCAATGATGCTAAGGGTTACGGGTTCATTGAGCAGGAGGGCGGCGAGGATGTCTTCGTTCACTTCTCCGCGATTCAGGGGCGCGGTTACCGCACCCTGAAAGAAGGGCAGATCGTCCAATTTGATGTGGAGCAAACCCCCAAAGGGTTGCGCGCCGCCAATGTGCGCGTTGTGGACGAAGGGCAAAGCAGCCGCAAACTGACTTTCTGA
- a CDS encoding Protein archease, which produces MTPSRPPFEVIDHTSDVGIIVYGANLRELMENAALGMFSLMADLSTVAPKEQRTVVAQVPAPDPELLLLRWLKELHYLRERDAFIPCRARVTALSDTEVQGVVEGEPLHGGIVLLHHIKAVTHHFFRIEPADGGLKAQIIFDV; this is translated from the coding sequence GTGACGCCGTCCCGACCGCCTTTTGAAGTCATTGACCACACCTCCGATGTCGGTATCATTGTCTATGGCGCCAATTTGCGGGAACTGATGGAAAACGCGGCGCTGGGGATGTTCAGTCTGATGGCGGACCTAAGCACCGTCGCGCCCAAAGAACAGCGAACGGTCGTCGCCCAAGTCCCAGCGCCTGACCCAGAACTGTTGCTGTTGCGATGGCTCAAAGAGTTGCACTACTTGCGGGAGCGTGACGCTTTTATCCCGTGCCGAGCGCGGGTGACGGCACTGAGCGACACTGAAGTGCAAGGCGTCGTAGAAGGGGAGCCGTTGCATGGCGGCATCGTTTTGTTGCATCACATCAAGGCGGTCACTCACCACTTTTTCCGCATAGAGCCCGCCGACGGCGGATTGAAAGCGCAAATCATCTTTGATGTGTGA
- the sfsA gene encoding Sugar fermentation stimulation protein A → MVPLPSPLVRGVFVRRINRFAILVQLDDGALVVAHLPNSGRLREVLRPRTPFWLAPRSAAHRRTLYDAVSAQDGTTLVCVDARLPPRLLVDGILSGAVPEFGKVRAVKAEVPLNAHRIDLLLHADKGRWWVETKSVTLVVDGVALFPDAPTVRGQQHLHLLTQLCRNGHRAAVVFVIQRPDARCLRPHATADPQFAAALRAAADAGVAVRAYTCAVTFTGVGIACSVPVRL, encoded by the coding sequence ATGGTGCCTTTGCCGAGCCCGTTAGTGCGGGGTGTGTTTGTCCGCCGAATCAACCGGTTCGCCATCCTTGTCCAGTTGGACGACGGGGCGTTGGTAGTGGCGCATTTGCCTAACTCGGGGCGGCTGCGAGAAGTCTTGCGCCCCCGCACTCCATTCTGGTTGGCGCCTCGCTCTGCCGCCCACCGGCGCACCCTTTATGATGCGGTCTCGGCTCAAGACGGCACCACTCTTGTCTGCGTGGATGCTCGGCTGCCGCCCCGCCTGCTCGTGGACGGCATCCTCAGCGGTGCCGTGCCGGAGTTCGGCAAGGTGCGAGCGGTCAAAGCGGAAGTGCCGCTGAACGCTCATCGCATTGACCTACTGCTGCACGCAGACAAAGGGCGCTGGTGGGTGGAAACGAAATCGGTGACGCTGGTCGTTGACGGCGTGGCGCTGTTTCCTGACGCTCCGACGGTGCGGGGGCAACAACACTTGCACCTATTGACCCAACTGTGCCGCAATGGACACCGTGCGGCAGTTGTATTCGTCATTCAGCGCCCCGACGCTCGCTGCCTTCGCCCCCACGCGACTGCCGACCCACAGTTTGCCGCTGCCTTGCGCGCCGCTGCCGACGCCGGCGTAGCCGTTCGGGCTTACACCTGCGCTGTCACTTTTACGGGCGTGGGTATCGCCTGCTCCGTGCCCGTCCGATTGTGA
- the gtaB_2 gene encoding UTP--glucose-1-phosphate uridylyltransferase, whose translation MRLAVVPVAGIGTRLLPLTKAQPKEMLPLGRKPVLQHVVEELAAAGIQQILFVTGRRKRSVEDHFDADSELDGLPPDRAPSAHDLAVTVVYIRQPKPLGSGHAIRLAQPITGDEPFFVAYGDCVIWERQKGSLVREMVRAYTVHRPAAVIAVERMPRAHVHKYGVVAVSRWRNGLAVVRDIVEKPAPDKAPSCYAVAARYLFTPVIYEALEAVRPAQGEWQLTDAVRQLLVWGHPVLCVRLGDRRRLDVGNFTSYFAAFVFAALHDPEVGHAVRAEVRRWLQRSRGVLR comes from the coding sequence GTGCGGTTGGCAGTCGTTCCGGTGGCGGGCATCGGGACACGGCTGCTGCCGCTGACCAAAGCACAGCCCAAAGAGATGCTGCCGCTGGGGCGTAAGCCGGTCTTGCAACATGTCGTGGAAGAGTTGGCAGCTGCCGGCATACAGCAGATCTTGTTCGTCACGGGTCGGCGTAAGCGGAGCGTGGAAGACCACTTTGATGCCGATAGCGAATTAGACGGTCTCCCGCCAGACCGCGCTCCGTCGGCACACGACCTTGCCGTCACCGTGGTCTACATTCGTCAACCGAAACCGTTGGGCAGCGGGCACGCCATCCGGCTGGCGCAACCGATCACGGGCGACGAGCCTTTCTTCGTCGCTTACGGTGACTGCGTCATTTGGGAGCGGCAGAAAGGGTCGCTCGTGCGGGAAATGGTGCGGGCTTACACCGTCCACCGTCCGGCAGCCGTCATTGCGGTAGAGCGGATGCCCCGTGCCCATGTCCACAAATATGGCGTCGTCGCCGTCAGCAGGTGGAGGAACGGTCTTGCCGTTGTGCGTGACATCGTAGAGAAGCCAGCGCCAGACAAAGCGCCCAGTTGCTACGCCGTCGCCGCCCGCTACCTGTTCACGCCGGTCATCTACGAAGCGCTGGAGGCGGTGCGCCCCGCGCAAGGCGAGTGGCAGTTGACCGACGCGGTGCGACAGTTGCTGGTGTGGGGGCACCCTGTCCTTTGCGTGCGGTTGGGAGACCGGCGGCGACTGGATGTCGGCAACTTCACCAGTTACTTTGCCGCCTTCGTGTTCGCCGCGTTGCATGACCCGGAAGTCGGTCACGCAGTCCGGGCGGAAGTGCGCCGCTGGCTCCAGCGCTCAAGGGGCGTCTTGCGATGA
- the queE gene encoding 7-carboxy-7-deazaguanine synthase, whose amino-acid sequence MKTITARLSASTTERQKGNLSELYLSLQGEGLWVGIPMVFVRTTGCHRRCKYCDTEYALVAERTARIWLGWRSGAPHLVVDNPVLVSQVVAWVPQAAGGVTDWVTFTGGEPLLQAEFLAASAAVLKAQGFRILLETEGGLPDRLAKVLPHLDAVAADIKLPSTTGEPLDWDATEHFFRLIAAAPVTACAKIVVTPDIDESEFRCAVDLLTRLHAAADRERLPIALILQPVTPARFVTEPPSRALLLRLAAIARSRLPDIRIVPQVHKLIHLA is encoded by the coding sequence ATGAAGACGATAACGGCACGACTCTCCGCTTCAACGACAGAGCGGCAAAAAGGCAACCTGAGCGAACTCTACCTGAGTTTGCAAGGCGAAGGGCTTTGGGTCGGTATCCCCATGGTGTTCGTCCGCACGACGGGGTGTCATCGGCGGTGCAAGTATTGCGACACAGAGTATGCCCTTGTCGCTGAGCGCACCGCCCGTATTTGGCTGGGTTGGCGAAGTGGCGCCCCGCATTTGGTCGTGGACAACCCTGTCCTTGTGTCTCAAGTCGTCGCATGGGTGCCACAAGCCGCTGGAGGCGTCACCGATTGGGTGACTTTCACGGGGGGCGAACCGCTGCTGCAAGCCGAATTTTTGGCGGCGTCGGCAGCCGTGTTGAAAGCGCAAGGCTTCCGGATTTTGCTGGAAACGGAAGGCGGTTTGCCCGACCGTTTGGCGAAAGTGCTGCCTCACCTTGATGCCGTCGCCGCCGACATTAAGTTGCCCTCTACGACGGGCGAGCCGCTGGACTGGGACGCAACGGAACACTTTTTTCGGCTCATCGCAGCGGCGCCGGTTACCGCATGCGCCAAGATCGTCGTGACGCCCGACATAGACGAAAGCGAGTTTCGGTGCGCCGTTGACCTGCTGACGCGGCTCCACGCTGCTGCCGACCGCGAACGCCTTCCGATCGCCCTTATTCTGCAGCCCGTGACGCCGGCGCGGTTTGTGACCGAGCCGCCATCAAGGGCGTTGTTGCTGCGTTTGGCGGCGATAGCGCGTTCGCGTCTGCCCGATATCCGTATCGTCCCCCAAGTGCACAAACTCATCCACTTGGCGTGA